One genomic segment of Oncorhynchus masou masou isolate Uvic2021 chromosome 16, UVic_Omas_1.1, whole genome shotgun sequence includes these proteins:
- the LOC135557496 gene encoding probable G-protein coupled receptor 63 has product MVYSTVVPPVEAGETNKASLCCFVTAGLLNLSDHLLHHGQPDTEDMSMENSSYGSSFSPLDLDTVTRTAEAQGSVQGVSLPLQVFFCMAMVSILLVAFLGNVVVVLMVYQRAAMRSAINILLASLAFADMMLAVLNMPFALVTVVTTRWIFGDVFCRVSAMFFWLFVIEGMVILLIISIDRFLIIVQKQDKLSPHRAKVLIVIAWTVSLCFSFPLAIGHPSLQIPSRAPQCVFGYTSEPGYHAYALLLMLAFFFIPFMVMLYTFMGILNTIRHNAVRIHSHPDSICLSQASKLGLMSLQRPFEMNIDMSFKTRAFTTILILFSVFTVCWAPFTAYSLVSTFSSPFYHKANFFEVSTWFLLLCYLKSALNPLIYYWRIKKFRDACLDLMPKYFKFLPQLPGHTKRRIRPSAVYVCGEHRSVV; this is encoded by the coding sequence ATGGTTTACTCCACTGTCGTTCCCCCTGTGGAGGCAGGGGAGACCAATAAAGCCAGCCTCTGCTGCTTCGTCACGGCAGGGCTGCTGAACCTCTCtgaccacctcctccaccacggCCAGCCTGACACGGAAGACATGTCCATGGAAAACAGCTCATATGGCTCCTCCTTTTCACCTCTGGACCTGGACACAGTCACGCGAACAGCTGAGGCCCAGGGGAGTGTTCAGGGCGTCAGCCTGCCCCTTCAGGTGTTCTTCTGCATGGCCATGGTCTCCATCCTGTTGGTGGCCTTCCTGGGGAACGTGGTGGTGGTCCTGATGGTCTACCAGCGCGCCGCCATGCGATCCGCCATCAACATCCTGTTGGCCAGCCTGGCCTTCGCAGACATGATGCTGGCCGTCCTGAACATGCCCTTTGCCCTGGTTACTGTGGTGACCACACGCTGGATCTTCGGGGATGTCTTCTGCCGAGTGTCGGCCATGTTCTTCTGGCTCTTTGTCATAGAGGGCATGGTCATCCTGCTTATAATAAGCATAGATCGGTTCCTGATCATAGTCCAGAAACAGGACAAATTGAGTCCCCACAGAGCCAAAGTGCTCATAGTCATCGCTTGGACTGTCTCCTTATGTTTCTCTTTCCCACTAGCCATAGGCCACCCATCTCTCCAGATCCCCTCTAGAGCTCCACAGTGTGTGTTCGGCTACACCAGCGAGCCGGGTTACCATGCCTACGCGTTGCTCCTCATGCTGGCCTTCTTTTTCATCCCCTTCATGGTCATGCTGTACACCTTCATGGGGATCCTGAACACCATACGGCACAACGCCGTGCGCATACACAGCCACCCGGACAGCATCTGTCTGAGTCAGGCCAGCAAGCTGGGCCTCATGAGCCTGCAGAGGCCCTTTGAGATGAACATAGACATGAGCTTCAAGACGCGTGCCTTCACTACCATCCTCATTCTCTTCTCGGTGTTCACCGTGTGCTGGGCGCCCTTCACCGCCTACAGCCTGGTTTCCACCTTCAGCAGCCCCTTCTACCACAAGGCCAATTTCTTCGAAGTCAGCACCTGGTTCCTTTTGTTGTGCTATCTCAAGTCAGCCCTCAACCCTCTCATTTACTACTGGCGCATCAAGAAGTTCCGCGACGCCTGCCTTGACCTGATGCCCAAGTATTTCAAGTTTCTTCCTCAGCTGCCCGGCCACACAAAGCGACGTATCCGACCCAgcgctgtgtatgtgtgtggggagCATCGCTCTGTGGTCTAA